From Paenibacillus graminis, a single genomic window includes:
- a CDS encoding TPM domain-containing protein, translating into MKKTFVLFLMFSLLWMPNMYAAGIPAQQGIVTDEASLLTKQETAAIAAIAEGDRYTIRVLTVDSLDGAEPGAYATEVYDSWGLTPRDVLLLISAGDQRVELNFKNPGLQGYINTWSQAQGGSLDTAAITGLLDTYFNPYAREGDFAGGIRSMIQKLDSFGGTGSSSASGGGTAGTTDSGNSGTAGRNEGSSSGPGLLKMAGIVIGIALLALLLYVLFTGLRRRGQLRSQQEQLADLLVRANRALESLQPFQGIVQGKTGEMVEGIAKRLSAQLVEISALQGSQSSQPPFYRLKALRAASSQLQQTETAFRSSLEEEEQRIAVISDADRNVKQQITELKKEEPELNLQLQSTVKETGYELQEIAEDLKELAEETAKADELELFDPIAAQDMTGEAQEKQAQIEKDLQDVDTYDDKLNGFPGVLAAARSTIAALIEQNSLHNMKVKPYENLDQASAAAATLEAPLRSGDMDEVRKIAAHMDTLLGDAVAMTERQALIRQNNLRDLETIRSRWSGLSQRRNELHSRFAEARSRFAEHHLAPLEEMLETAGTQLRQGAGEVPQIETWTSDQRGEYGNARNSLDQLLKLQEETAQKFDNAGESLDMLSQRLANVTRLLAEGQERVDAAQRRLQSKGIASRSQFQLSLLPEYGELEQRLSIRPYNLDELEAAAHAYESQISSFVEEANRLVHQKEEEERLAQLAILREQQRREQARKRASSSGGFGGGRSSGGSSWGDGGRSSGGSSWGGGGGKSGRNSSGGSKW; encoded by the coding sequence TTGAAAAAAACCTTTGTCTTGTTTCTGATGTTCAGCCTGTTATGGATGCCTAATATGTACGCGGCGGGAATTCCCGCCCAACAAGGAATAGTTACCGATGAGGCCAGCCTGCTCACGAAGCAGGAGACAGCCGCTATTGCAGCAATTGCTGAGGGAGACCGCTATACTATCCGGGTACTGACTGTCGATTCTCTGGACGGCGCGGAGCCTGGGGCCTATGCAACTGAAGTCTATGATTCCTGGGGCCTGACACCGCGGGATGTCCTTCTCCTGATCTCTGCCGGAGACCAGAGGGTTGAACTGAACTTCAAGAATCCGGGCCTGCAGGGTTATATCAACACCTGGTCTCAAGCCCAAGGCGGATCTTTGGATACCGCAGCCATTACCGGGCTGTTGGACACGTATTTTAATCCATATGCCCGGGAAGGGGATTTTGCCGGGGGAATCCGTTCCATGATTCAGAAGCTGGACTCCTTCGGCGGCACTGGCAGCAGTTCGGCTTCGGGCGGCGGCACAGCCGGTACCACGGACAGCGGAAACAGCGGGACAGCCGGCCGGAATGAAGGCAGCAGCTCAGGCCCCGGGCTGCTGAAGATGGCCGGCATTGTCATTGGAATAGCGCTGCTGGCACTGCTGCTGTATGTGCTGTTCACCGGCCTGCGCAGGCGGGGACAGCTCCGCAGCCAGCAGGAGCAGCTGGCCGACTTGCTGGTCCGTGCGAACCGGGCGCTGGAATCCCTGCAGCCGTTCCAGGGAATTGTTCAAGGCAAGACGGGGGAAATGGTCGAGGGAATCGCCAAGCGGCTGTCTGCACAGCTGGTGGAGATCTCCGCATTGCAGGGCAGCCAAAGCTCACAGCCTCCCTTCTACCGTCTGAAGGCGCTCCGAGCTGCCAGCTCACAGCTGCAGCAGACTGAAACAGCGTTCCGCTCCTCGCTAGAGGAAGAAGAGCAGCGCATTGCCGTAATCAGTGATGCTGACCGCAATGTTAAGCAGCAGATTACCGAACTGAAGAAGGAAGAGCCTGAACTCAACCTTCAGCTTCAGAGTACGGTCAAGGAGACCGGCTATGAGCTGCAGGAAATTGCCGAGGATCTGAAAGAGCTGGCTGAAGAGACTGCCAAAGCGGATGAGTTGGAGCTGTTCGACCCGATTGCCGCACAGGATATGACCGGGGAGGCGCAGGAGAAGCAGGCACAGATCGAGAAGGATCTGCAGGATGTCGATACGTATGACGACAAATTGAATGGTTTTCCTGGAGTTCTGGCGGCTGCCCGCAGCACAATCGCTGCATTGATCGAACAGAATTCCCTCCACAATATGAAAGTTAAGCCTTATGAGAATCTGGACCAGGCCTCCGCAGCTGCGGCAACACTTGAAGCTCCCCTGCGCAGCGGAGACATGGATGAGGTACGCAAAATCGCTGCCCACATGGATACCCTGTTGGGGGATGCCGTTGCCATGACAGAACGCCAGGCCCTGATCCGCCAGAACAACCTGAGGGATCTGGAGACAATCCGCAGCCGTTGGAGCGGGCTGTCTCAGCGGCGCAATGAGCTGCACAGCCGGTTTGCCGAAGCCCGCAGCCGGTTTGCGGAACACCATCTGGCCCCGCTTGAAGAGATGCTGGAGACTGCAGGAACACAGCTCCGCCAGGGTGCCGGAGAAGTTCCGCAGATTGAAACCTGGACCAGTGACCAGCGGGGGGAATACGGCAATGCCCGCAATAGCCTGGACCAGCTGCTCAAGCTTCAGGAGGAAACCGCCCAGAAGTTCGACAATGCCGGCGAGAGCCTTGATATGCTGAGCCAACGCTTGGCTAACGTCACCCGGCTCCTGGCTGAAGGCCAGGAGCGCGTGGATGCGGCCCAGCGGCGGCTGCAGAGCAAGGGAATCGCCTCCAGAAGCCAATTCCAGCTCTCCCTGCTCCCTGAATATGGTGAACTGGAGCAGCGGCTGTCCATCCGCCCTTATAACCTGGATGAGCTGGAAGCCGCTGCACATGCCTACGAGTCCCAAATTTCCTCCTTCGTGGAGGAAGCGAACCGGCTCGTACACCAGAAAGAAGAAGAAGAGCGTCTGGCACAGCTGGCCATCCTGCGGGAGCAGCAGCGCCGGGAGCAGGCTCGTAAGCGCGCCTCCTCTTCGGGCGGCTTCGGCGGCGGCAGATCATCCGGCGGTTCCTCTTGGGGAGATGGCGGCCGCTCGTCCGGCGGGTCATCCTGGGGCGGTGGCGGCGGCAAATCCGGCAGAAATTCCTCCGGCGGCTCCAAGTGGTAG
- a CDS encoding sensor histidine kinase, translating to MCLFGLTRVPRFKEIFVQGAYAPQELAMVTVIFSLFAIFGTYTGINVEGSLVNVRIIAIVAGGILFGPWVGLITGVISGVHRFLIDIGGITSVPCLITSIAAGIVSGVIYRRTSAERRWIAGILAGMACEALTMVLILVMANPASLGADIVSKIAFPMIVGQISVGLIVTLVQSVEGEKERIAAKQSKLALDIANKTLPYFRSITPQSLRIICGIIKEDIGADAVAITDTRYIRAYVGVGEEYYAEANEIISEETKMTISSGEITIRDDDTEYMNRAIRSLIIIPLKEKGEVTGALKIYYTKAHKITYSLQAMAVGLSQIISTLMEVSRVEGIKEMANKAELKALQTSINPHFLFNALNAIISSIRIDPDKARELIVNLSGYMRYNLELTDEFIDIGRELQQVQQYVEIEKARFGSRLAVGYHIDEVEVRIPSLIIQPLVENAIVHGILKMRGQGTVTIWVKDLGSAVRIGITDTGIGISEETIAKVYSGNMPDNKIGLYNVHQRVKLIYGRGLTIHRLDQGTEIYFDVTKEQP from the coding sequence ATGTGCCTCTTCGGGCTGACACGGGTGCCGCGGTTTAAAGAGATTTTTGTCCAAGGCGCTTATGCTCCCCAGGAGCTGGCGATGGTGACGGTTATCTTCAGTCTGTTCGCGATCTTCGGGACCTACACGGGGATTAATGTCGAGGGGTCGCTGGTGAATGTGCGGATCATCGCTATCGTGGCCGGCGGGATCCTCTTCGGTCCCTGGGTGGGCTTGATCACCGGGGTCATTTCCGGGGTTCACCGTTTTCTGATTGATATTGGTGGAATTACTTCGGTGCCCTGCCTGATTACGAGTATTGCAGCAGGGATTGTCTCGGGTGTCATTTACCGCCGTACTTCGGCCGAGCGCCGCTGGATTGCGGGCATCCTGGCCGGGATGGCCTGTGAAGCGCTGACGATGGTGCTGATTCTGGTTATGGCGAATCCGGCGTCGCTTGGCGCGGACATCGTTTCGAAGATTGCTTTTCCGATGATTGTCGGCCAGATCAGTGTAGGACTTATCGTCACGCTCGTTCAGAGCGTGGAGGGGGAGAAGGAGCGGATTGCCGCAAAGCAGTCCAAGCTGGCGCTGGATATTGCCAATAAGACCCTGCCTTATTTCCGCAGTATCACTCCCCAGTCGCTGCGCATTATCTGCGGGATTATTAAGGAGGACATCGGGGCCGATGCGGTAGCCATTACCGACACCCGCTACATCCGCGCCTATGTTGGCGTTGGAGAGGAATATTATGCCGAAGCGAATGAGATTATCAGTGAAGAAACGAAGATGACGATCAGCAGCGGCGAGATTACGATCCGTGACGATGATACGGAGTATATGAACCGGGCAATCCGCTCGCTGATTATCATTCCGCTGAAAGAGAAGGGTGAGGTCACAGGTGCGCTCAAAATTTATTACACCAAAGCCCATAAAATCACTTATTCACTGCAGGCAATGGCGGTGGGGCTGTCGCAGATCATCTCAACGCTGATGGAGGTGTCGCGGGTGGAGGGCATCAAGGAGATGGCGAACAAAGCGGAGTTGAAGGCACTGCAGACAAGCATTAACCCCCATTTTCTGTTCAATGCGCTGAACGCCATTATTTCCTCCATTCGTATTGATCCGGATAAGGCGCGGGAGCTGATCGTCAATCTGTCGGGCTATATGCGCTACAATCTGGAGCTGACCGATGAATTCATCGATATCGGGCGCGAGCTGCAGCAGGTCCAGCAGTACGTGGAGATTGAAAAAGCGCGCTTCGGCAGCCGCCTTGCTGTGGGATATCATATCGACGAAGTGGAGGTGCGTATTCCCAGTCTGATCATTCAGCCGCTGGTGGAGAATGCGATTGTCCACGGTATTTTGAAGATGAGAGGCCAAGGTACGGTGACCATCTGGGTAAAAGATCTGGGAAGCGCCGTGCGGATCGGCATCACTGATACCGGGATAGGGATCAGCGAGGAAACGATAGCGAAGGTCTACAGCGGAAACATGCCTGATAATAAAATAGGGCTGTACAATGTGCATCAGCGGGTGAAGCTGATTTACGGCAGAGGCCTGACGATCCACCGGCTGGATCAAGGGACGGAAATTTATTTTGACGTGACAAAGGAGCAGCCATGA
- a CDS encoding EAL domain-containing protein, with the protein MKRCQLLLLISIMFMLAPPASAHAERQEIRYQAELGYPPYKYIQNGYLTGFDMDLTSMIFEKQSYLIHYSTGEWEETYKRLARGEIDTTGLMAVTEERKKETLFSKPVLTSYISVYSRQALQDEIKLSTLKNYKIGVGKEQYAETVLRSQTDVSQYIPYATVPKALEALQKGEIDLLFENQEVVDYLIVEQGLTGNIVRRLSNLYPQDVAYGISKSEPQLVTYINARLERLQRSGAFEELYQQYFFTHSENYTSMVRGRLISGIIIGLFLLVTVIAALRIYIRHLRRTIHSEQAFFRDVIEHSGMIVWAVHADKRVIRFNQYAASMTGLNEKDVLGVSLDEIPGLSGGAAMLRELLVRAVYQDYVSNVELKLPDHLPEARYFSFRTTLIQGMDTQAEDIYVLVGVDVEECKQNELKLQLSYQELEATYEELAATEEELQDQFNRLEASERRFRLASEGSGAYMWELDWETGTYTLSERWYEVMGYTKEEINYFEGGVLSIIHPDDQEPARQARQEHLAGLTPIYEIEYRMRTRDNRYVWFEVRGKAIVDPKDKIVLFLGSLIDISKRKQAEFQLGNSYQELEATYEQLTATQEELKGQYDMLLENQKHMHRLAYMDSLSNLPNRIFLLDAMESYFHRPGGKAALLFVDTDNFKYINDTLGHKSGDILIRQASERLQSVMRQGDMLSRLGGDEFVVFIKDVEDRAEVLNLAENILRSFRRSFLIGESNLYISVSIGISFYPEDGETTEEILMNADVAMYRAKEEGKNTFVVYDKSMHMSFNERMNIEKHLRSAMNNNEFELHYQPQVEIKTGLITGFEALIRWNSPVLGFVSPLSFIKIAEDSRLIIYIGEWVLREASIFMKSMNDRTGLPYKISVNISIIQLLQDDFVDIVLDSLEKSGLAPNCLELEITESIFMESFENTVSKLEFLKLRGIRIALDDFGTGYSSLSYLQQLPISTLKMDKIFIDSLADEGYSQSFVQTIIILGHKMGLDVVAEGVEDANQLAFLKEAECDKVQGYLISRPVPQRGVIELLEPQRRHGPGNSQ; encoded by the coding sequence ATGAAGCGGTGTCAACTCTTGCTTCTGATTAGCATTATGTTCATGCTCGCGCCCCCTGCATCCGCTCACGCCGAAAGACAGGAAATCCGATACCAGGCAGAACTGGGTTATCCGCCATACAAGTACATTCAGAACGGATACCTGACCGGCTTCGATATGGACCTGACGAGTATGATTTTTGAGAAGCAGTCGTATTTAATTCATTACAGTACGGGCGAATGGGAGGAAACATACAAACGGCTGGCCCGGGGAGAGATTGATACTACAGGCCTTATGGCTGTAACAGAGGAACGCAAGAAGGAAACCCTGTTCTCCAAGCCCGTGCTTACAAGCTATATCTCCGTATACTCCCGGCAGGCGCTCCAAGATGAGATCAAGCTAAGCACCCTGAAAAATTATAAAATCGGCGTAGGGAAGGAACAATATGCCGAGACCGTGCTGCGAAGTCAAACAGATGTTTCACAATACATACCGTATGCAACAGTACCGAAAGCGCTGGAAGCCCTGCAGAAGGGTGAGATTGACCTGCTTTTTGAGAATCAGGAGGTAGTTGACTACTTAATCGTTGAACAGGGCCTGACCGGCAATATTGTCCGCAGATTAAGCAATTTGTACCCCCAGGATGTGGCTTACGGCATCAGCAAATCCGAACCCCAGCTAGTCACTTACATAAATGCCCGGCTGGAACGGCTTCAGCGGTCGGGAGCTTTTGAAGAGCTGTATCAGCAATATTTTTTTACCCATTCCGAGAATTACACATCGATGGTCCGCGGCCGGCTGATTTCCGGAATTATTATCGGTCTATTTCTCTTAGTTACAGTGATCGCTGCGCTTAGAATCTACATCAGGCATCTTCGGCGGACCATCCATTCGGAACAGGCGTTTTTCAGGGATGTAATTGAGCATAGCGGGATGATCGTATGGGCGGTGCATGCCGATAAGCGGGTTATACGGTTCAACCAGTATGCGGCAAGCATGACGGGACTGAACGAGAAAGATGTGCTCGGGGTAAGTCTCGATGAGATACCCGGCCTCTCCGGCGGGGCCGCAATGCTTAGAGAGCTGCTCGTCAGAGCCGTCTACCAGGATTATGTCAGCAATGTGGAGCTGAAGCTTCCGGACCATTTACCTGAAGCGCGGTACTTCTCCTTCCGGACTACCCTTATTCAGGGGATGGACACGCAGGCGGAGGATATATACGTATTGGTCGGGGTGGACGTTGAAGAGTGCAAGCAGAACGAACTCAAGCTGCAGCTTAGCTACCAGGAGCTGGAAGCGACATATGAAGAGCTTGCGGCCACTGAAGAGGAGCTGCAGGATCAGTTCAACAGGCTGGAGGCCAGTGAACGGCGCTTCCGGCTGGCATCCGAAGGGTCGGGTGCCTACATGTGGGAGCTGGATTGGGAGACCGGCACGTATACCCTGTCGGAACGCTGGTATGAGGTGATGGGATATACGAAGGAGGAGATCAACTACTTCGAAGGCGGCGTTCTCAGCATTATTCATCCCGATGATCAGGAACCGGCCCGCCAGGCGCGCCAGGAGCACCTGGCCGGATTGACGCCGATCTATGAAATAGAGTACCGTATGCGCACCAGGGACAACCGTTATGTCTGGTTCGAAGTGCGCGGGAAGGCGATTGTAGACCCCAAGGACAAAATTGTGCTGTTCCTGGGTTCCCTAATCGATATCAGCAAACGCAAGCAGGCCGAGTTCCAGCTGGGCAACAGCTACCAGGAGCTGGAGGCTACCTATGAGCAGTTGACAGCTACGCAGGAGGAGCTTAAAGGGCAATACGATATGCTGCTGGAGAATCAAAAACATATGCACCGTTTGGCGTATATGGATTCACTCAGCAACCTGCCCAACCGCATCTTTCTGCTGGACGCCATGGAGAGTTATTTCCACCGTCCGGGAGGGAAAGCGGCGCTTCTGTTCGTGGATACTGATAATTTCAAATATATCAATGACACCCTGGGCCACAAGTCGGGAGATATTCTGATCCGCCAGGCCAGTGAAAGGCTGCAGTCGGTTATGCGCCAGGGGGACATGCTGTCCCGGCTTGGCGGGGATGAATTTGTGGTCTTTATCAAAGACGTGGAAGACCGCGCAGAGGTGCTGAATCTGGCGGAGAATATCCTCCGCTCCTTCCGCAGGTCGTTTCTGATCGGCGAGAGCAACCTGTATATCTCCGTGAGTATCGGAATCTCCTTCTATCCTGAAGACGGGGAGACTACGGAAGAAATCCTGATGAATGCCGATGTTGCCATGTACAGGGCCAAGGAGGAAGGGAAAAACACCTTTGTGGTTTACGACAAGTCCATGCACATGTCATTTAATGAACGGATGAACATTGAGAAGCATCTGCGCAGTGCGATGAACAACAATGAATTTGAGCTGCATTACCAGCCTCAGGTGGAGATCAAGACGGGGCTCATTACAGGCTTCGAAGCGCTGATCCGCTGGAACAGTCCGGTGCTGGGCTTTGTGTCTCCGCTTTCCTTTATCAAAATTGCCGAAGACTCCAGACTTATCATTTATATCGGGGAGTGGGTGCTTAGAGAAGCCTCCATTTTTATGAAAAGCATGAATGACCGCACAGGCCTCCCCTACAAAATTTCAGTGAATATCTCCATTATCCAACTGCTGCAGGATGATTTTGTGGATATTGTGCTGGACAGTCTGGAGAAAAGCGGGCTTGCGCCCAATTGTCTGGAGCTTGAAATTACCGAGTCTATCTTTATGGAATCTTTTGAAAACACAGTAAGCAAGCTGGAATTTCTGAAATTGCGCGGAATCCGCATCGCTCTTGATGACTTTGGCACAGGCTACTCTTCTCTAAGCTATTTGCAGCAGCTGCCGATCTCCACACTCAAAATGGATAAAATCTTTATCGACTCTCTGGCAGACGAGGGGTACAGTCAATCCTTTGTGCAGACCATTATTATTCTGGGACACAAAATGGGGCTGGATGTTGTCGCAGAGGGAGTGGAGGATGCCAATCAATTGGCGTTCCTTAAGGAGGCGGAGTGTGACAAGGTGCAGGGCTATCTGATAAGCCGTCCAGTACCGCAGCGCGGAGTCATTGAGCTGCTGGAGCCGCAGAGACGTCATGGGCCGGGAAATTCACAGTAA
- a CDS encoding GGDEF domain-containing protein, translated as MHIPPPTPRQTYWNRMILNAFWLVLLVHLLTQIIICCSMQGDYPWLSGTSYLTGNVLIPVIMILGIILTLETIYKWRPLLSEICNVAASHLIAILMILNLNDIFYVKPLIMLIPLLVSMLYLRSIYLKATSILCVTYMILLLLDTSVYGNSLHIQNMIIAFILTGTALAGFGIIARGHDLMQSLESSLKSEQDLRIQNIIMDRLSKVDPLTELYNHKTFHEYLGWLIEHQQSNPFPMQLAVLDIDNFKKVNDQYGHWVGDIVLRQVAGIVLKHIGADDFAARYGGEEFVVILTAKPLEDSRRIMTQILHGIAELPVAEMEGNSVTVSIGMHDYAGTDSKSSTFQQADDALYEAKKTGKNKIVVA; from the coding sequence ATGCACATCCCACCGCCTACTCCTCGCCAAACGTACTGGAACCGTATGATCCTCAATGCTTTCTGGCTGGTACTGCTTGTCCATCTGCTCACTCAAATCATTATCTGTTGTTCGATGCAAGGAGATTATCCCTGGTTATCGGGCACAAGTTACCTGACCGGCAATGTACTGATTCCCGTCATTATGATACTGGGAATAATACTTACCCTTGAGACCATTTATAAATGGCGCCCCCTGTTATCAGAAATTTGCAATGTTGCCGCAAGCCACTTGATCGCGATACTGATGATCTTGAATTTAAATGATATTTTCTATGTGAAGCCGCTCATCATGCTAATCCCTTTGCTGGTATCCATGCTCTATTTGAGAAGTATCTACTTAAAAGCCACTTCCATTTTATGCGTGACGTACATGATCCTGCTGCTGCTGGATACTTCGGTCTATGGTAATAGCTTGCACATCCAGAATATGATCATCGCATTCATCTTAACCGGGACTGCCCTTGCGGGTTTTGGGATCATTGCCCGGGGGCATGATCTGATGCAGTCTCTGGAGAGCTCGCTGAAATCGGAGCAGGATTTACGCATCCAGAATATCATCATGGACCGCCTGTCGAAGGTTGATCCTTTGACCGAACTGTATAACCATAAGACCTTCCATGAATACCTGGGCTGGCTGATTGAGCATCAGCAGAGCAATCCTTTTCCCATGCAGCTGGCAGTGCTGGACATCGATAACTTCAAAAAAGTAAATGATCAATACGGACACTGGGTCGGAGACATTGTGCTGAGACAGGTTGCCGGGATTGTGCTGAAGCATATCGGCGCAGATGACTTCGCCGCCAGGTATGGCGGTGAAGAATTCGTTGTAATTCTGACAGCCAAGCCGCTGGAGGATTCGCGCAGGATCATGACGCAGATTCTGCATGGCATTGCCGAGCTGCCTGTTGCGGAGATGGAGGGAAACTCCGTAACCGTCAGTATCGGCATGCATGACTATGCTGGTACGGACTCCAAAAGCTCTACCTTTCAGCAGGCGGACGATGCCCTGTACGAGGCTAAAAAAACAGGGAAAAATAAAATTGTCGTTGCCTGA
- a CDS encoding NAD(P)/FAD-dependent oxidoreductase, whose protein sequence is MSKYDVIVVGAGPAGIFACYELTRKAPALKVLLVDKGHDIYRRNCPILEEKIKLCPPASGRKEFAGCLPACSITAGFGGAGAYSDGKFNITTEFGGWMTDYLAPSKVLELIQYVDAINLEHGATPVITDPTTESIRGIEQRGYAAGLKLLRAQVRHLGTEQNLEILKSIYEYLRVRIDMLFKTEVQDIVTVKEEGKHRITGITLKNGESYAADKVMIAPGRDGSAWLTEVLKKRRLKMYNNQVDVGVRVETSDVVMREINEHLYEGKFIFNTSVGTRVRTFCSNPSGHVVVENHSGVMAANGHSYKDPALGSMNTNFALLVSHTFTEPFDKPNEYAREICKRANDLSSGGVIVQKYGDILRGRRSTETRIKEGFLEPTLKEAVPGDLGLVLPYTTMKSLIEMVEALEKVTPGIASEHTLFYGVEAKFYSARPKLTENLETEISGLYCGGDGAGITRGLAQAGAAGVWIARGMLE, encoded by the coding sequence ATGAGTAAATATGATGTGATTGTGGTGGGTGCCGGACCGGCTGGAATTTTTGCCTGCTATGAATTGACGCGCAAGGCCCCCGCGCTTAAGGTGCTGCTGGTGGACAAAGGTCACGATATTTACCGGCGCAATTGCCCGATTCTGGAGGAGAAAATCAAACTCTGCCCGCCGGCCTCGGGACGGAAGGAATTCGCCGGCTGTCTGCCTGCGTGTTCGATTACCGCCGGTTTTGGGGGAGCGGGCGCTTACAGTGACGGGAAGTTCAATATTACCACCGAATTTGGCGGCTGGATGACAGATTATCTGGCACCCTCCAAAGTGCTCGAGCTGATTCAGTATGTAGATGCCATCAATCTGGAGCATGGGGCTACGCCGGTAATTACCGATCCGACCACCGAAAGCATCCGGGGCATCGAGCAGCGGGGATACGCTGCCGGGCTTAAGCTGCTGCGGGCGCAGGTACGCCATCTCGGAACAGAGCAGAACCTGGAAATTCTGAAATCCATATATGAATATTTGCGGGTGCGGATTGATATGCTGTTCAAAACTGAGGTTCAGGATATTGTTACGGTTAAGGAAGAGGGCAAGCACCGGATTACGGGCATTACGCTGAAGAATGGCGAAAGCTATGCGGCAGACAAAGTGATGATCGCACCGGGACGCGACGGGTCTGCTTGGCTGACGGAAGTGCTGAAGAAACGCCGGCTCAAGATGTACAACAATCAGGTCGATGTAGGTGTAAGGGTAGAGACATCGGATGTCGTCATGAGAGAGATTAATGAGCATCTCTATGAAGGCAAGTTCATTTTCAATACATCTGTAGGCACGCGTGTCCGCACCTTTTGCAGCAATCCTTCCGGACATGTTGTTGTGGAGAACCACAGCGGCGTGATGGCGGCCAATGGCCATTCCTACAAGGACCCTGCGCTGGGTTCCATGAATACCAACTTTGCGCTGCTGGTCTCGCATACCTTCACGGAGCCTTTTGACAAGCCGAATGAATATGCCCGGGAAATCTGCAAGCGGGCCAATGATTTGTCCAGCGGCGGAGTCATTGTACAGAAATACGGGGATATCCTGCGCGGACGGCGCTCGACTGAAACCCGGATTAAGGAAGGCTTTCTGGAGCCTACGCTGAAGGAAGCGGTGCCTGGCGATCTCGGGCTGGTGCTGCCTTATACTACAATGAAGAGCCTGATCGAAATGGTGGAGGCCCTGGAAAAAGTCACTCCGGGCATCGCCTCCGAACATACGCTGTTCTATGGCGTAGAGGCCAAATTCTATTCGGCCCGTCCGAAGCTTACAGAGAACCTGGAAACTGAAATTTCAGGCCTCTACTGTGGCGGTGACGGCGCGGGCATCACCCGCGGGCTGGCCCAGGCCGGAGCTGCCGGGGTGTGGATTGCGCGGGGAATGCTGGAATAA
- a CDS encoding nucleotidyltransferase family protein — MMEVLTLRIHHEEDLLRVVKEDGWMMNILAAVRDLHLPDSWVCAGFVRSKVWDVQHGYTERTPLGDVDVIYYDPGDIREEVEKSWEAQLRSVDPSVPWSVKNQARMHAVNGLAPYSSSTDGMSKFPETATALGLAMDEHGGLRLAAPHGVSDTLNMIVRPSPHFMANPQLHPIYEARVAKKNWRAVWTQLQVLSVLEN, encoded by the coding sequence ATGATGGAGGTGCTAACGCTGCGGATACATCATGAAGAGGACCTGCTGCGGGTTGTGAAGGAAGACGGCTGGATGATGAACATCCTCGCCGCTGTGAGGGATTTGCATTTGCCGGACTCTTGGGTCTGCGCCGGTTTTGTGCGTTCCAAAGTGTGGGATGTGCAGCACGGTTATACCGAAAGAACCCCCTTGGGGGATGTGGATGTAATCTATTACGATCCGGGCGATATCCGCGAGGAAGTGGAAAAATCCTGGGAAGCGCAGCTGCGGAGCGTTGATCCCTCTGTTCCCTGGTCGGTCAAAAATCAAGCAAGGATGCACGCGGTTAACGGTCTTGCCCCATACTCTTCGTCTACGGACGGCATGTCCAAGTTCCCTGAAACGGCTACTGCGCTTGGCCTTGCTATGGATGAACATGGAGGGCTTAGGTTAGCCGCTCCGCATGGCGTCTCGGATACGCTGAATATGATCGTCCGCCCATCGCCACACTTTATGGCCAACCCGCAGCTGCATCCTATTTATGAAGCCCGGGTTGCAAAGAAGAACTGGCGGGCCGTATGGACTCAGCTGCAAGTGCTTTCTGTACTGGAGAATTAG